One window of Mauremys reevesii isolate NIE-2019 linkage group 4, ASM1616193v1, whole genome shotgun sequence genomic DNA carries:
- the LOC120404076 gene encoding zinc finger protein interacting with ribonucleoprotein K-like, with protein MGDLGRERNSSRGDEEESIRRRHQRESGQSRTAVGKPSRSMEKTSAKPKPTLSPWEKKPTNVPNRSHTGERPYMCAQCRKSFCQSMTLIKHSRTHTGQRPYGCGECGKSFAQTSNLLEHQRIHTGVKPYNCPNCGRVFCHSSSLADHRRVHTGERPYKCVICEKSFSQRSNHIQHKQSHTGE; from the exons ATGGGGGatctggggagggagagaaatagcAGCAGAG GAGATGAGGAGGAGAGCATCAGGAGGAGACATCAGCGagagtcagggcagagcaggACTGCAGTGGGGAAACCCTCGCGCAGCATGGAGAAGACTTCAGCCAAACCAAAGCCAACCCTATCACCATGGGAGAAAAAGCCCACAAATGTTCCGAAT AGGAGCCACACGGGGGAGCGACCCTACATGTGTGCCCAGTGCAGGAAGAGCTTCTGTCAGAGCATGACCCTAATCAAGCATAGCAGGACCCACACGGGCCAGAGGCCCTATGGGTGTGGTGAGTGCGGGAAGAGCTTTGCTCAGACCTCCAACCTCCTGGAGCACCAGAGGATCCACACGGGCGTGAAACCCTACAACTGCCCGAACTGCGGGAGAGTGTTCTGCCACAGCTCCTCACTGGCAGACCATCGGAGGGTCCATACTGGTGAGCGACCTTACAAATGTGTCATCTGCGAGAAGAGCTTCAGCCAGAGGTCCAACCACATCCAGCATAAGCAGTCCCACACAGGGGAGTGA
- the LOC120403196 gene encoding zinc finger protein 572-like: protein MEENPHKCSDCRKSFKQSSTLRRHQRTHTGERPYKCLQCGKSFADSSNLLRHQRSHTGERPYTCAQCGKSFGHNATLIKHCRTHTGERPYRCDECGKSFSESSKLLEHQRIHTGLKPYKCLNCGKVFCHSSSLTNHQRVHTGERPYKCPECEKTFGRRSMLVRHMRIHTGERPYKCPHCGKAFAVLSVLIQHERIHTGEKPHKCAHCGKCFSDPSVLTRHERIHTGERPYKCVHCGKGFSQSSTHAQHLRTHTGERPYRCDECGKSFSVSSSLVVHQRIHTGERPYKCPDCGKSFSGWPNFSRHLRTHAQE from the coding sequence ATGGAAGAAAACCCCCATAAATGTTCTGACTGCAGGAAAAGCTTTAAGCAGAGCTCGACCCTAAGGCGGCACCAGCGAACCCACACGGGGGAGCGACCCTACAAATGCCTCCAGTGTGGGAAGAGCTTTGCTGACAGCTCCAACCTCCTTCGCCATCAGAGGAGCCACACGGGGGAGCGACCCTACACATGTGCccagtgcgggaagagcttcGGGCACAACGCGACCCTGATCAAGCACTGCAGGACCCACACGGGCGAGAGACCCTACAGATGTGAtgagtgcgggaagagcttctCAGAAAGCTCCAAGCTCCTAGAgcaccagaggatccacacaggccTGAAACCCTACAAATGCCTTAACTGTGGGAAAGTGTTCTGCCACAGCTCCTCCCTGACCAACCATCAGCGGGTCCACACAGgtgagagaccctataaatgccctgAGTGCGAGAAGACTTTTGGACGCCGCTCCATGCTCGTTCGACACatgaggatccacacaggggagcgacCTTACAAATGCCCCCACTGTGGGAAGGCATTTGCCGTTCTCTCAGTCCTGATCCAGCATGAGcggatccacacgggggagaaacCCCACAAATGTGCCCACTGCGGGAAGTGTTTCAGCGATCCTTCCGTCCTGACCCGGCATGAGCGCATCCACACAGGCGAGCGACCCTACAAGTGTGTTCATTGCGGGAAGGGCTTCAGTCAGAGCTCCACCCATGCCCAGCATCTGAGAacccacaccggggagcggccctatAGATGTGAtgagtgtgggaagagcttcagtgTAAGTTCCAGCCTTGTTGTccaccagaggatccacacaggagagagaccctacaaatgTCCCGATTGTGGGAAGAGCTTTAGTGGCTGGCCAAATTTTAGCAGGCATCTGAGGACCCACGCCCAGGAGTAA